The Mycolicibacterium mucogenicum DSM 44124 genomic sequence AGCGGTACATCCAGGGGTTCACACAGGGCGTAGAGGGTCTCGACCGTGGGATTGCGACCGCCCGACTCGATCTCGGACAACGACCCCTTGCCCACCCCCGCTCGGCGGGCGAGCTCGGACAGGCTCAGACCCCGCTCCACCCGTAGCTCGCGCAACCGGCGACCGACCTCTCCTGCATACATCTCCTCATGGTACGTTCCGTTTACAGAACGTTCCGTATTCAGAACGGAGGGGCGGATGGAACAGGACGTCTCGAAGGCAGTGCCGATCAGTGCCGGCGTGGTGTGCGCGCTGGTCGGCTTCACGTCGTAGTTCGCCGTGGTTCTCGCGGGATTGCGGGCAGCGGGCGCAAATCCGCAACAGGCGGCCTCGGGCCTGGTGGCGGTGAGTTTGGCGATGGGCGCGGCATCGATGCTGTTGTCGTGGCGGTTCCGGATGCCGATCACCAGTGCGTGGTCGACGCCCGGCGCGGCGCTGTTGGTCACGACCGGTGCGGTGGCCGGCGGGTGGCCCGCGGCCGTCGGTGCGTTCGCGCTCACGGCGGTGCTGCTGCTGGCGACGGGGCTCTGGCCGGCGCTCGCGCGCCTGGTCACCCGCATCCCCAATCCCGTCGCTCAAGCGATGCTCGCGGGGGTCCTCCTGCCGCTCTGCGTTGCTCCGGTTACCGCCTTGGCCCACGATCCGGGCGCGATCGCGCCCGTGCTGGTGGTGTGGCTGATCACGGTCGCGGTCCGACCCCGCTGGGCCGTACCGGCCGCGTTCGGCGCCGCCCTGGTCGTGATCGCGGTGACGCTGGTCCGACACCACGCCCTGCCCGCAGCCACTGCATGGATCCCCCACCTGCAGGTCACGGCTCCCAGCTTCACGTTGCAAGCTCTCACCGGCATCGCCGTGCCGCTGTACATCGTGACCATGGCAGCGCAGAACATCCCCGGCGTCGCCGTCATGTCGGGCTTCGGTTACCGCATTCCCTGGCGGCCGGCGCTGACGGTGACCGGGATCGGTTCCTTGCTGGCGACTCCGTTCGGCGGACACGCCGTCAACCTGGCCGCGATCAGCGCCGCGTTGGCAGCCGCACCGGACGCCGATCCGAACCCCCGGCGCCGCTGGATCGCCGGGTTCACGACGGGGGCGGTGTACTGCGGGCTCGGCCTGGTCTCCACCGGACTGACAGCGGCTGTTCTCGCCGCCCCGGCCGGTGTCGTGCAGGCCGTGGCCGGTGTCGCGCTGCTCAGTGCTTTCGCCGGCGCCTGCGCGGGAGCGATGGCCGACGAATCGGCGCGACTCCCCGCAGCGGTGACGCTGATCGTTGCGGCCTCGGGGACGACGGTGGCCGGTGTCGGTGCGGCGTTCTGGGCGCTGGTGATCGGCGTGATCGCACACCGACTGCTCAGGCCGGCGCCCGAACCCGCCCCTGCCCCGGAACCATCGACACCGGGACGGTAGGTCCGGCAGCTGCTGAGAACTACCGCGCCATATTGGAGACCCGCGGCTTCACCACCGCGCGGTTCGACGCGGTCGATAGTCGGATCGTCAGGAGACGGTCACGTGGACGTGGTCGAAGTGGGCAGCCACCCGCCACATTGTGTAGGAGATGCCGAAGCGTCCCGCCTGACTTTCGAGATCGGCTTTTATCTCGTCCCCGAGACCCATGTCCGAGCCGATCATGATGTCCACCGCATGCCCGCTCGGGTGGTCGGGAAGCCGATCCGCGCGCACGCCACCAATCGACTTCACGCCGGGGTAGGTGGCCATGATGTAATCCACGATCGCCCTCGCATTGGGGACCAAACCGCTCATCCCGACCGTGGGGATCGGCGCGATCGGGCCCAACGCTGCCGTGACGGCTGCCGTCGGGAGGACCACTCCCGCCTGCTGGGCCGGGGGCAACGCAGCATAGCTCGCGCTGACAGCGGCCATCTGCTTGCGCAGCCGAGCCCGCATGTTCTGCAAGTCCGCGCGGACCGCAGCTGCCGCGTCGACGGCCGCCTTCGCGTCAGCCGCGGACTTTGCCGAGGCCTCCTCGCTGGCCTGCGCCTCTTGGTAGGCCTGACGGAAGCCCCGCATCTGCGCGGAGATCTCGGTAGCCACGACCCGCTGGACAGCCAGGGTGTCGATCAGGTTCGCGGGCGACGACGCGGTCAGAATGGCGCTGACGCCGTCGGTTCGCCCGCCCATGTAGGCCGCAGCGGCATACTGGTCAACGTCCTGCTGGTAGGTGTTCAGCTGGGCTTTGGTCGCCTCGAGGCCGGCGAGATCGTCGGAGTGCTTCTTGTCTGCCCGGCTCAGCGACTGCAGCTTCGCGTCGAGATCCGGCTGCGCATTGCGGATGGTGTCGGACAGCTGCTCGACCTGGCGGGACAGCTCGTTGAGCTGTGCCAAGCCGTCCTGGGGCGGGTCGGCGTATGCCACGCCACCCCACACCACGCTCAAGGCCACCAGTCCTGCGACGGCACCGACCACCGGCTTATGGACGGCGTCCTTCGCCAGAAGCGGTGAGTGAACCTTCAAGACTGCGCATCCTTCGACGCTGTCGACGTCTGCTCCGTCGAACCGACTGTCCGTGTGCCTTAGTTGTCGAGGAGGCTACAAAAGTGACGCCTACGCTGTCCAACCACGGGCCCGACGACTGCCGGTATGGCCCGTCAAGATGCAGGGTCTCAAATTCCCTGACATCTGCCGATGGTCCTGACCCGCGGTGATGCACCTTCCGAACACCGGTCGCACGCCTTCCTCGACTGCGAAGGACTATGTACCCGCAGTTCTTCTGGGGCGGGAACACTCTGGACCGCGCCTGCGTCCTGATCAGGCTGTGCCACCTCGCCATCGGGCGGCGCTTGGGTCATGGGTTGATGGTGCTCGGCCCGTCTTGACGTCCCCAGATGTATTCGGACGCGAACGGCGAGCCCAAGCCGAAGTGGTTGTACGGCGCGATCGACGCGCCGGTGTCCATCACCATGTACGGCATCGGCCAGATGTCCTTGGTGACCGTCCAGCAACCCGGGCGACCCATCGGACCGCCGGAGGCGTTGATCCGAGGCAGGTTGTCTGGGTAGACGTAGGCGTTGGCGGTGCCGACCAGTTCCATGTGCATGGCCAGCGAGTAACCGTTACCGCCGAGGCCCTTAGCCGCGGCCGGCGCACCGGAGGCGAAACCGCGGAACAGACAGTCCAACTCGGGGCTGTACTTGTCCAGCAACCGGGTCGTCGGCAGCAAGTCCTCGGCGCCCCGGGTCAGGTACGGACCACCTCGCTCCAAGATGTCGCCACCGGTGTTGCCGAACCCGACCGCGGCGACCAACGCTTGGTCCAGGTTGCCGCGCTGATCATTGAAGGTGCGGGCCGTCGTGACCGCGTTCGCCAGGCCGTCCCACAGATCCGGGGATGCGTTGGCGTACAACTGCGATAGGTCGGCCAAGGCCTTGATGTCATGCCGCAATGCGGGCATCCGCGCGTTGATGTCACCCAAGATGTCGTTGCCGTTGACCAAGGACTGCCCGAACTTGTCCCCCAGCCCGTCGAGAGCCTGAGCCGCGGCGGTCAGAATTTGGTTGAGCTTGACCGGGTCCACCTGCCCGGAGATCGCGGTGATGGTCTCGAACAGCGTATTGAACTCAGTGGTGACGCCACTGGCGTCGATTACGTCACCACGCTTGAGGCGCTGTGGCGACGGGTTAGCCGGCGAGGTGAACGAGATGTACTTGTTGCCGAACGCGGTGGTGGCCAACAGCTTGACGTCCACGTTGCCGGGCAACAGGTCCAAGTACTGCGGATCAACGCTGAGAACAAGTTTGGCTTGAGCCCGGCCATCATTCCCAGACTGGGCCTCAGCGGCCTGCAACCGGCCGATCGGCACCCCGTTGAAGGTGACCTTGGAACCAGGATCCATCGACAACCCGGACCGGTTGTACACCACGAACAGCTGGGCCTTGGTGTCGAAATAGCCTCGGAATTGGGACCACGTCAGCGCCAGCACCAACACAAAGAACAGCACCAGCCCAACCGCTGCCGCCTGGTACGGCGGGCTACGGTCGGGGTTCAGCGGGGCATGGACCTGCCCCTCGGCGATTGGCGGCGGCGGCAATCCATCGAGGTCGCTCCCCGAGTCGGGACCCGCCACTGCACCAACCCCTTTGCTGGTCCGCTACGCCAAACGCCCTGTCATTAAACGCTGCATCGAGGGCTTGTCGAAACCTGTTCGCCTGCATGGTGTTCGGGCTCACATGAGGCCGACCGACGTGTCAGCCGTCACGCAGACCAAGGCCGGCGGGAGCCGCGAGGAACTGCACGAGAGCTGCCTGAGCTTCCAACGATCGCCGCCGCCATGCCGAATCACCATCCCGCACAGCTACTTCCGCATCGGAACTCGCCCCAATCTCCGTCGTCGAGACTTCGTTGGCGGGTGCACGCCACCCGTGGCAGTGGTCCGCCACGAATTGCCGAACGGTGTCCGATGGGTGGTGGCGGTTTCCGAAATGACCAGTCGGGCAATACCTTTCCCCACCCAAAGTATCGGCTGCCGTGCCTTCGACCCCCGCGGCTGCATCGACACGAACCGGGAACCCTTGTCGCCCAGTCCCGTTACCTACACCGGCGGACCGGCGGCATGATCGGCAGCCTGGCCCACCTGATCCGGGCGGCGGCTACACAAGCGATGCTCGGCGGCACCGAACACATCACTCGACACATCACTCGCGACGGGATGGACGCGGTGCTGATCGACTACGCCGCCCGCACTACCGCGGCCCGCACCGCCAGCTGACGTGGCCACGACCCTGCAATGGCCTCGAGGGCCGCACCAACGACTCCCGCGAACCATCGCACCATTCGCCTCTGAAGCCGCAACCTCCTACATCGACAGACTTGCCCGCGCCAGCCACGTCAGCGTCTACACGTTGCGCGGCCGTGTAGCCGAGTCATCCAAGTGACCTCCGTTCAATGGCACAGCCAGCGGTCCTTCTTGACGGCGCAAGCGCCCTTGGATAACGTTCATTATCGGATAATCATTGTTATCGAACTTGAAAGGCACCGCTGTGGATGGTTTCGATCTGGTGATCCGGGGCGGATTCTTCTTCGACGGAACTGGTGCTCAACCCGCGATTCGCGACGTAGGAGTACGCGCGGGGCGGGTGGCGGCGATCAGCGCGGAACCTTTGGCGACGGAGGGAGCGGTGGTCGTCGACGCTGCCGACCAATGGGTGATGCCGGGCCTGATCGATGTCCACACGCACTATGACGCTGAGGTATTGGTTGCCCCCGGGCTCTCGGAATCGGTACGACACGGCGTCACGACCGTGGTCTTCGGGAACTGCTCCCTTTCCACCGTGTACGCGTCGCCAGACGACTGTGCGGACCTGTTCTCCCGCGTAGAAGCCCTGCCGTGGGACGCTGTCCATACGGCGGTCAAGGAACACCAGACCTGGAAAGATCCACACGGCTACGTCGAAGCAATCGAGTCTCGCCCGCTGGGGCCGAACGTCGCGGCGTTCATCGGCCACTCCGACATCCGCGCGGCGGTCATGGGTCTGGATCGGGCCACCGATCCAGACGAACGCCCAACTCCCGCGGAACTGAGCCGGATGTGCGCAATGGTGACCGATGCGCTTGACGCCGGGTTCGTGGGAATGTCGACCGTGAGGAGTTCGTTCACGAAGCTCGACGGCGTGCGCTACCCAGCGCGCCAACTGCCGTCTACCTACGCCTCCTGGCGAGAGTACCGCGCACTGAATCGCGTGCTCCGCGACCGCGGGCGCGTGCACCAGTGCACGCCTAACGCTGCCCGCATGGCCGAGATCAGCAACTTCTTTGCTCAGAGCGCCGGTCGAGGCCGAGCGCCCTTGAAAACCACGATGCTCGCCGCGGCAGATCTCAAGGCCAACCCGAGGCTGATCTGGTTGATGACCAGGGCGACGGCGTTGCTGAACCGGGTGATCGCGTCGGACTTGCGCTGGCAGCATCTGCCGGTGCCGTTCGAGGTGTACGCCGATGGCATCGATCTGGTCGTTTTCGAGGAGTTCGGCTCGGGTGCCGCGGCTCTCAACGTGCGCGATGTGGTCAAGCGCGGCGAACTCGTGGACTCCGAGGCCTACCGCCGCCAGTTCCGCAAGGACATCGAGCACAAGTTCGGCCCCAAGCTGTGGCACCGTGACCTGTTCGACGCCGACATCGTCAGCTGTCCTGATGCCGAGTTGATCGGCAAGTCGTTCGGTCGCGTCGCCCTGGAGCGGGGCATCCATCCCGCTGACGCCTTCCTTGACCTGGTGGTCGCCCATGGCGCTGATTTGCGCTGGCGCACGACGATCGCCAATCACCGGCCCGGTGTGCTCGACAAAATTGCGGACAACCCTCAGATTCAAATGGGTTTCGCCGACTCCGGCGCCCACCTGCGCAACATGGCGTTCTACAACACCGGTCTTCGGCTGCTCAGGCGGGTCAAGGAGTCTGCCGAGGCGGACCACGAATTCCTCAGCCTCGAACGTGCCGTGCACCGGCTCACCGGCGAACTCGGCGACTGGTACGGCCTGGACGCCGGCACTCTCCTGCTTGGCGACCGCGCCGACATCGTCGTCATCGATCCTGCCGGGCTTTCGGAAGCCTCGGCGGACTACGCAGAAGCCATCCTCGCCGAGCTCGGAGGCATTTCGCGAATGGTAAACCGCAACGACAACGCGGTGGCCGCGACCATCGTGGGCGGCCACGTCGTCTACCGCGACGGCCGCTTCACCGACGGGTTCGGCACGACACGAAGCTACGGGTCTTTCCTTCGCGCAGGAAAGGCACCGGCGTGATTTCGGGCCCAGCCGCCGTCACCCGGCGGACACCCCGCGCCGAGGTCCGAGACCGGCTCCTACGCGCGGCCTCCACGGTGTTCGCCGAACGCGGCTTCGCCGGAGCCACCATGCAACAGGTCGCGGCCACCGCCGGATTCACCACCGGCGCGCTGTACTCCAACTTCGCGAGCAAGGACGACCTGTTCTTCGAGCTGTTCGACCGGGAGGTGACAGGCCGCATCGCAGCGGTACGAGCAATCCTCGGCCAGGCCAACCTGACAGTCGTCAACGAGGCAACAGCACACGCAGCCGGCCAGCAGCTCACCGCCGCGATGCAGCACAACCGCGAATGGCAGCTGCTGTTCACCGAGTTCTGGCTTCGTGCCATCCGCGACGCGCAGCTACGCGAGCGATGGGTCGAGAAACGCCGGGACTACCACCGACAACTAACCGAGTTGGCCGACGAAGCTCTCGCCGGCTGGGGCGCAGACGCAGCCATCTCCTCGCGCACCCTCATGTTCACCATGCTGGCGTTGAACAACGGCCTTGCCATCGAAGAGCTCGCCGATCCGGGCAGCGTTCCAGCCGACACGATCGGGACCGTCCTTGTCCGCCTGCTCGGTATCCAATCCAAGACCACCGGTTGACGACCCGCCACCACGAAGGGCGGATACCGGACAGCGAGAGAGACAGGCCGTAGCCATGCCTCCGCGACATGAACACCCGCCCGAGGAGAAGCGCGTGACCACCAAGAACACATCGTCAACCAGGCGGTGGCGCATCGGCAGCCCGATTCGCAACCTGGCCGGCCGCACCAGCTACGAACCCGCGACAGGCGGCGCGGGCACGGTCATGACGGTCGGTGGCGTCGACCTGCACGTCCGAGCGGACGGCCCCGACGACGGCCCCGCACTCCTGATGCTGCACGGCTTCGGTGCCTCCACGGCATGGTTCGACCAGATCGTTGCTCGCCTAACGGAATTCCGGATCATCCGGATCGACCTACTCGGGCACGGTGGTTCCGCACGACCTACATCCGGCTACGACCCCGACAGCCAAGGTCGGCTCTATGCGCGTCTACTGAGCGACTTGAACCTGAGCGACGTCACGGTTGTTGGGCACTCAATGGGCAGCC encodes the following:
- a CDS encoding MCE family protein, which codes for MPPPPIAEGQVHAPLNPDRSPPYQAAAVGLVLFFVLVLALTWSQFRGYFDTKAQLFVVYNRSGLSMDPGSKVTFNGVPIGRLQAAEAQSGNDGRAQAKLVLSVDPQYLDLLPGNVDVKLLATTAFGNKYISFTSPANPSPQRLKRGDVIDASGVTTEFNTLFETITAISGQVDPVKLNQILTAAAQALDGLGDKFGQSLVNGNDILGDINARMPALRHDIKALADLSQLYANASPDLWDGLANAVTTARTFNDQRGNLDQALVAAVGFGNTGGDILERGGPYLTRGAEDLLPTTRLLDKYSPELDCLFRGFASGAPAAAKGLGGNGYSLAMHMELVGTANAYVYPDNLPRINASGGPMGRPGCWTVTKDIWPMPYMVMDTGASIAPYNHFGLGSPFASEYIWGRQDGPSTINP
- a CDS encoding N-acyl-D-amino-acid deacylase family protein → MDGFDLVIRGGFFFDGTGAQPAIRDVGVRAGRVAAISAEPLATEGAVVVDAADQWVMPGLIDVHTHYDAEVLVAPGLSESVRHGVTTVVFGNCSLSTVYASPDDCADLFSRVEALPWDAVHTAVKEHQTWKDPHGYVEAIESRPLGPNVAAFIGHSDIRAAVMGLDRATDPDERPTPAELSRMCAMVTDALDAGFVGMSTVRSSFTKLDGVRYPARQLPSTYASWREYRALNRVLRDRGRVHQCTPNAARMAEISNFFAQSAGRGRAPLKTTMLAAADLKANPRLIWLMTRATALLNRVIASDLRWQHLPVPFEVYADGIDLVVFEEFGSGAAALNVRDVVKRGELVDSEAYRRQFRKDIEHKFGPKLWHRDLFDADIVSCPDAELIGKSFGRVALERGIHPADAFLDLVVAHGADLRWRTTIANHRPGVLDKIADNPQIQMGFADSGAHLRNMAFYNTGLRLLRRVKESAEADHEFLSLERAVHRLTGELGDWYGLDAGTLLLGDRADIVVIDPAGLSEASADYAEAILAELGGISRMVNRNDNAVAATIVGGHVVYRDGRFTDGFGTTRSYGSFLRAGKAPA
- a CDS encoding TetR/AcrR family transcriptional regulator, yielding MISGPAAVTRRTPRAEVRDRLLRAASTVFAERGFAGATMQQVAATAGFTTGALYSNFASKDDLFFELFDREVTGRIAAVRAILGQANLTVVNEATAHAAGQQLTAAMQHNREWQLLFTEFWLRAIRDAQLRERWVEKRRDYHRQLTELADEALAGWGADAAISSRTLMFTMLALNNGLAIEELADPGSVPADTIGTVLVRLLGIQSKTTG